From the genome of Haloplanus vescus:
GGCCGGACCCGCACCTCGTCGTCTGGTACACCGGCGACCCGTGCGAAAACGAAACCGCGACGGCGGAGTGACCGCCGTGTTCAGTCGTCGTCTTCCGCGAAGATGCGGCTGGCGACGATGCTCGATTCACTCCCCGACGGCGCCGTCGTGTCGCGGATGGTGAACCGCTGTTTCACCGTGTCGTAGGCGAAGACGACGGTGCCGAGGATGAGCAGGGTGTCCCCGGGGAGACGCGCCCAGAACAGCAACTGAACGAGGTCGCTGTTGTAGAACGCGAGGCTCCGGGCGGCGTCGTAGCCGGCGGTGAAGGCCGTCTCCAGCTGCAGGAAGCCGACGGGCAGGACGGACACGAAGACCATCACTGCGAGGCCGACGTTCCAGAGCCAGAACGACCACTTCAGGCGCCGGGGATTCCACTGCCCGGGACTGACCGAGATGCGGAGCATGTAGGTGACCATGCCGAGGGCGAGGAAGCCGAAGGCACCGAACATGGCCGCGTGCGCGTGGCCGACGGTCAGGTAGGTTCCGTGCTCGTAGTAGTTGATGATGGGGAGGTTGATGAAGAATCCGAGGACGCCCGCGCCGACGAAGTTCCAGAAGCCCGACGCGATGATGAACGCGAAGGGCAGGGAGTAGGGGAACGACTCCCCGGCGGTGGCGAGCGCGCGGTACTCGTTGAGCGCCTCGAACAGGATGAGCACGAGGGGGATGAGCTCGAGCGTCGAGAAGACGGAACCGAAGGGCAGCCACACGTCGGGTTGACCGATCCACCAGTAGTGGTGTGAGACGCCGATGACGCCCGACCCCATCACGAACAGCGCCTGGAACATGACCGCCTTCTCGGCGGAGCGCCGCTTGAGCAGGTTCATCGACACCAGCGTGATGCCGACGATGGCGACGATGAAGAACTCGAACGCGCCCTCGACCCACATATGGACCACCCACCACCGCCAGAACTCCGTGACGACGATGTTGGTCTGAGGGGTGTAGAGCAGGCCCGCCGTGAACAGCAAGGCGATGGACCCACCCGCGTAGAGTATCATGTGCGCCAGTCCGTAGGGCTGTTCCCGGTCGAGGAGTGGCTTGAAGCCGCGGGCGACCAGCGCCGCCCAGCCGACGAAGCCTGCGAGGAGGCCGAGCTGCCACACCCGGCCGACTTCCAAGTATTCGAGGCCCTCGTTGCCGAGGAGCCACCAGAGCTGGCCATCGATGTAACCGTTGGTCCCGAGCCAGATACCCGCGAACCCGCCCACGACGACGACGAGCAAGGCGCCGATGAGCGTGTGGATGTATCGCGTCTGGTTTTTGGGCTCCGTCCCCGTCAGGAGCGGCGGCAGGAATAGGCCCGCGCCGAGCCACAGCGTCGCAATCCAGAGGATGCCGAGGTCGAGGTGGTACGTCTTGGCGAGCGCGAAGGGGAGGAGGCCGACGAAGTCGATGCCGAGGAGTTCCCCGAGTCCGAAGAAGCCGTCGCGCTCGATGTAGTAGTGTGCGAGCAGTCCCCCGAGCAACACCTGTGCGAGGAACAGGCCGGCTGCGACGGGTATGAACCGCGTCGCTGCCCGCTGACTCGGGAGGAGGTCGATGTCGTCGGGATGTGGCACCGAGACGCCGTGCGTTTCGGGTTCTGGCAACTCGACCGAGCGGTAGAGCCAGACGCCGATGCCCGCGCCGGCGACGAGCAACACCATGGCGATGACGCTCCACGTCATCGTTCCCGCGGTGGGCTCGTTACCTGCGATGGGGGCGTACGGCCAGTCGTTCGTGTAGGTGTGGTCGCTGCCCGGCCGTTCGGTGTGCGAGAACCAGGCCGTCCAGAGCGCGAAGTCGGCGAACCGACGCGCGTCGTCGGCGGACTCGATGGTCCCTTCGGGGAGGCCGTGTTCCAGACTCCCCTCGTGGTAGCGCTCGACGTAGTCCTCTCGCACCTGCTGGTGGGCGTACACTTCTGCGGCGGAGTATTCGACCGGGGCCGTGGTGTCCGTCGAATCGAGGTCCTCCTCGACGACGCTGTCGACGGCCGCCTGTTCGGCGCTGTCGAGGCTATCGTACCCCGTTCCGTACCGCTCCTCGGCGTAGTACTCCCGCATATATCTCACTTTGCGGTCGAGCGTGTCTGCGGTGTAGTCGCTCCCGAAGTACGCCCCGTTGCCGAGGATGGACCCGTGATTCATCAGGCCGTCCGACTGGAAGACGGTCTTGCCTTCACGAATTTGTTCGCCCGTTACGACCGTGTCGCCGTCCGGGCCGGTGAACTCCTGTGGAATCGGCGGCGCCTGCTGGTACGAGTACCAGGCACCGGCACCCATCACCACGAGGTTGCCCACGAAGACGACGAGCAACAACTTCGCCAGTGTTCGTCTACGTACCTGCATAGATAGAGGTCACGTCGGAATCCCGTTGGGCTTTCGTCCGAACATGTTCGACTCTCCGAACGCCCTTGTCATGGGTTGTCAACCCACAAAAATCTTAGAACGGGAGGAGACCGCGGAGGCGGCCGAGGAAGCCGCTACCCGACGAGACGCGGTACTCCTCGAAGACCGGATGGAGCGTATCGAGGAGTTCGGACTCCGAGTCGAAGGTTCGCTTCGGGAGTTGGTCGAGTGCTTCCGACACCGCGACGGTGTTGCTGGCGCCGTCGTACGGGATGGCCGGGTCGCCGAGTTCGTGCACGATTTCGTCGCTGGTGGCGGGGTACTCGATATCCGCGTGGTCGAGGTGGTCGACCAGCGCAGCGATACCGAACTCTATCGAGTCCGGCGACGACGTGTTCTGCTGTGGCGGCCTGGCTGCCATTACCGGGCGTTGTCATCGATCTACAAAAAACGACCGCCACGCGCTCGCGCCGTCGCGGAGGGTATATCCGGCCGGCTCACCTCCGTACACCCATGACCGAGTACACGACGGTCTCTATCCCGAAGGACCTCGGCGACCGCATCGAAGAGACCATCGAGGGGACC
Proteins encoded in this window:
- a CDS encoding nitric-oxide reductase large subunit, whose protein sequence is MQVRRRTLAKLLLVVFVGNLVVMGAGAWYSYQQAPPIPQEFTGPDGDTVVTGEQIREGKTVFQSDGLMNHGSILGNGAYFGSDYTADTLDRKVRYMREYYAEERYGTGYDSLDSAEQAAVDSVVEEDLDSTDTTAPVEYSAAEVYAHQQVREDYVERYHEGSLEHGLPEGTIESADDARRFADFALWTAWFSHTERPGSDHTYTNDWPYAPIAGNEPTAGTMTWSVIAMVLLVAGAGIGVWLYRSVELPEPETHGVSVPHPDDIDLLPSQRAATRFIPVAAGLFLAQVLLGGLLAHYYIERDGFFGLGELLGIDFVGLLPFALAKTYHLDLGILWIATLWLGAGLFLPPLLTGTEPKNQTRYIHTLIGALLVVVVGGFAGIWLGTNGYIDGQLWWLLGNEGLEYLEVGRVWQLGLLAGFVGWAALVARGFKPLLDREQPYGLAHMILYAGGSIALLFTAGLLYTPQTNIVVTEFWRWWVVHMWVEGAFEFFIVAIVGITLVSMNLLKRRSAEKAVMFQALFVMGSGVIGVSHHYWWIGQPDVWLPFGSVFSTLELIPLVLILFEALNEYRALATAGESFPYSLPFAFIIASGFWNFVGAGVLGFFINLPIINYYEHGTYLTVGHAHAAMFGAFGFLALGMVTYMLRISVSPGQWNPRRLKWSFWLWNVGLAVMVFVSVLPVGFLQLETAFTAGYDAARSLAFYNSDLVQLLFWARLPGDTLLILGTVVFAYDTVKQRFTIRDTTAPSGSESSIVASRIFAEDDD
- a CDS encoding DUF5789 family protein, encoding MAARPPQQNTSSPDSIEFGIAALVDHLDHADIEYPATSDEIVHELGDPAIPYDGASNTVAVSEALDQLPKRTFDSESELLDTLHPVFEEYRVSSGSGFLGRLRGLLPF